One Bacillus solimangrovi genomic window carries:
- a CDS encoding copper amine oxidase N-terminal domain-containing protein, which produces MKRLCLLFICSLLFFATNINVSAKEFHRLVLPINTKQIYHDNAFSVSQTEHLNENGTSYASLRSLANELRATLTYDSSNKQYVVTRGESTLRLQQGKKGYILNDQYVSSNVPTTINKDGSLLIQLKVFTEAFADFIGFDKERNAIVITYSQVVSGGSTNSKPEVPKNQTPNAFFRTDKDSYKMGEPIYYEGLSSDDKKVVRSEWVNQKLGFFTPGPQTITIKAWDAEGLMGQYSKTITIEDELLYPEDEFYKRFTALGDKFDVNSGNALTYPIIESQMKEQGYKVVRVNSPEQITGENIHYQYSLSGAQRFAIHKQNGTDKPITLHFTVHNPSDKTATVKIPHYGSGGPYLYIYQVGKNAVGRFLETLDRPLNETITLKPGETKSLLLNTSETIMPKDTVTIYADVESDSLLTYTVATTYSNTPKEKINKLPYAERDEYHNLGHFYYSERVMTVDEQVGNEKERIVIGDGKVDTFQLGFDPYTNHTEVNAGNHGILYNISLKDVAADSVITINPRGGSYAGAFYVNGKIVDITNNGLIEGPAQSGVIYRTGKFSERVQIQFMPAAGSNMPINLLIEPIKVEPVENEEN; this is translated from the coding sequence ATGAAACGATTATGTTTGCTGTTCATTTGCAGCTTATTATTCTTTGCTACAAACATTAATGTTAGTGCAAAAGAATTTCACCGATTAGTTCTACCTATTAATACGAAACAAATATATCACGATAATGCATTTAGCGTATCTCAAACAGAACATCTAAATGAGAATGGAACATCATATGCTTCGTTACGTTCACTAGCAAATGAATTACGCGCAACTCTTACATATGATTCGTCGAACAAGCAATATGTCGTTACCCGAGGTGAGTCAACTTTACGATTACAGCAAGGAAAAAAGGGATACATTCTCAACGATCAATACGTATCTTCTAATGTACCAACAACGATTAACAAAGATGGCTCACTGTTAATACAATTAAAAGTATTTACTGAAGCTTTTGCTGATTTTATTGGGTTTGATAAGGAAAGAAACGCAATTGTAATTACATATTCTCAAGTTGTAAGCGGAGGCTCAACAAACTCAAAACCTGAAGTACCTAAAAACCAAACACCTAATGCTTTCTTTAGAACAGACAAAGATAGTTATAAAATGGGTGAACCGATCTACTATGAAGGGCTAAGTAGTGATGACAAAAAAGTTGTCCGTTCAGAATGGGTCAATCAGAAACTGGGATTCTTCACACCTGGTCCTCAGACGATTACTATCAAAGCATGGGATGCTGAAGGGTTAATGGGACAATACTCAAAAACAATTACAATTGAAGATGAATTACTTTATCCCGAAGATGAATTTTACAAACGTTTTACTGCTTTAGGTGATAAGTTCGATGTCAATTCTGGTAATGCGTTGACTTATCCAATTATTGAAAGTCAGATGAAAGAACAAGGTTACAAAGTCGTTCGAGTGAATAGTCCAGAACAGATTACAGGTGAGAACATTCATTATCAATACTCACTATCTGGCGCACAACGCTTTGCCATTCATAAGCAAAATGGCACAGACAAACCAATTACATTACATTTTACAGTCCACAACCCTTCTGATAAGACGGCAACTGTTAAAATCCCTCATTACGGATCAGGTGGACCGTACTTGTACATTTACCAAGTAGGGAAAAATGCAGTTGGACGATTTTTAGAAACGCTTGATCGACCATTAAATGAAACTATTACACTGAAACCAGGTGAAACAAAATCTTTATTACTGAATACAAGTGAAACAATAATGCCTAAAGATACTGTCACAATCTATGCTGACGTAGAGTCAGATTCATTATTGACTTACACAGTAGCGACAACATACAGCAATACACCGAAAGAAAAAATCAACAAATTACCATATGCTGAACGTGATGAATATCATAACCTTGGCCACTTCTATTATAGTGAGCGTGTAATGACAGTTGATGAACAAGTTGGTAATGAGAAAGAGCGCATCGTTATTGGTGATGGTAAGGTAGATACATTCCAGCTTGGTTTTGATCCTTATACAAATCACACAGAAGTGAACGCTGGAAATCATGGTATCCTTTACAACATATCATTAAAAGATGTTGCTGCTGACTCGGTTATCACGATTAACCCACGTGGTGGAAGTTATGCAGGTGCTTTCTACGTAAATGGAAAAATTGTTGACATAACAAA
- a CDS encoding glutathione peroxidase codes for MTTVYDFEVTTITGKQQSLSDYRGNVILIVNTASKCGFTPQFEGLQKLYDQYKDEGFTVLGFPSDQFMNQEFAEDDQIEEFCKLNYGVDFPMFSKTIVKGKNAHPLFKYLINEKNGLLTSEIKWNFSKFLINRDGVVEERYAPATNPDKLEDDIRKLLAK; via the coding sequence TTGACAACTGTCTATGATTTTGAAGTAACGACAATAACTGGTAAGCAACAATCCCTTTCTGATTATAGAGGAAACGTTATCTTAATTGTAAATACAGCTAGTAAATGTGGCTTTACTCCTCAATTTGAAGGACTACAAAAGCTATATGACCAATATAAAGATGAAGGATTTACCGTTCTTGGGTTTCCAAGTGACCAATTTATGAACCAAGAATTTGCTGAAGATGACCAGATTGAAGAGTTTTGTAAGTTAAACTATGGTGTAGACTTTCCGATGTTTTCGAAAACAATTGTAAAAGGGAAGAACGCTCACCCACTCTTTAAATATCTGATTAATGAAAAGAATGGACTTCTTACATCAGAAATTAAATGGAACTTTTCAAAGTTTCTAATTAACCGTGATGGTGTTGTAGAAGAACGCTATGCACCTGCAACTAACCCTGACAAGCTAGAAGATGATATTCGTAAACTATTAGCAAAATAG
- the hutP gene encoding hut operon transcriptional regulator HutP, with translation MSLSEERRIGRHAVLLVLNSEEDMLHKLNWKSAIGKVGSMESNKVVAAIETAAKRNKIINSDVYREAHALYHAIMEALHGVTRGQVQLGSVQRTVGLKFAILRGNPYENEVEGEWIAVALYGTIGAPVRGSEHEAIGLGINHI, from the coding sequence ATGTCATTATCTGAAGAACGTCGAATAGGACGTCATGCTGTTCTTCTTGTGCTTAATAGTGAAGAAGATATGCTTCATAAGCTCAATTGGAAAAGCGCTATTGGAAAAGTCGGCTCAATGGAATCGAATAAAGTAGTTGCTGCGATTGAAACAGCAGCAAAGCGAAATAAAATTATAAATTCAGATGTATATCGTGAAGCACATGCTTTGTATCATGCTATAATGGAGGCCCTTCATGGAGTTACAAGAGGGCAGGTGCAATTAGGTAGTGTCCAACGAACAGTAGGGTTAAAGTTTGCTATTCTTCGTGGAAATCCATATGAGAATGAAGTAGAAGGTGAATGGATTGCAGTGGCACTATATGGTACGATTGGTGCACCTGTTAGGGGTTCAGAGCATGAAGCAATCGGATTAGGTATTAATCACATTTAA
- the hutH gene encoding histidine ammonia-lyase, with protein sequence MVTLNGESLTLAELKSVLYDNELVTASIKSMQKVGESRKAVERIVENGEIVYGITTGFGKFSDVLIDKKDVEELQLNLIHSHACGVGEPFPEVVSRAMIVLRANALLKGFSGVRPLIIENLIHLVNANIHPVIPQQGSLGASGDLAPLSHLALVLMGEGEVFYKGERIPSLQALLKEDIFPVTLTAKEGLALINGTQAMTAMGVVNYLEAEQLAYQSEAIASVTLEALQGIIDAFDEDVHLARGYKEQVDVAKRIRKYVKDSKLISRQGELRVQDAYSLRCIPQVHGATWQALNYVKEKLEIEMNAATDNPLIFEDGNKVISGGNFHGQPIAIAMDFLKIAVAELANISERRIERLVNPQLNDLPPFLSPEPGLQSGAMIMQYCAAALVSENKTLAHPASVDSIPSSANQEDHVSMGTIGARHAYQIIQNVRQVISIEAICAMQAVEIRGKEKMAPLTRQIFEKGRTVVPFIEKDRVFSKDIEAMKDLLQQSSVDLAIQTHTKS encoded by the coding sequence TTGGTAACGTTAAATGGAGAATCGTTGACATTAGCTGAACTTAAATCGGTTTTATATGATAACGAGCTAGTTACAGCATCAATTAAAAGTATGCAAAAGGTTGGAGAAAGCCGTAAAGCAGTAGAGCGAATTGTAGAAAACGGAGAAATTGTGTATGGAATTACGACAGGGTTTGGGAAGTTTAGTGATGTATTGATTGATAAGAAAGATGTTGAAGAACTTCAGCTCAATTTAATACATTCGCATGCATGTGGTGTAGGAGAACCTTTTCCTGAAGTCGTATCTCGAGCAATGATCGTGCTACGTGCAAATGCATTATTAAAAGGGTTTTCAGGAGTAAGACCACTCATCATAGAAAATCTCATCCATCTTGTCAACGCAAACATCCATCCTGTTATTCCTCAGCAAGGTTCACTTGGTGCAAGTGGTGACTTAGCTCCATTATCACATTTGGCGCTTGTGTTAATGGGGGAAGGAGAGGTTTTTTATAAGGGAGAGCGTATTCCTTCATTACAAGCTCTATTAAAAGAAGATATATTCCCAGTAACATTAACCGCAAAAGAAGGATTAGCACTTATTAATGGTACACAAGCAATGACTGCTATGGGAGTAGTTAATTATCTAGAAGCAGAACAACTAGCATATCAGTCAGAGGCAATTGCTTCAGTCACATTAGAAGCTTTGCAAGGAATCATTGATGCATTTGATGAAGATGTTCATTTGGCTCGAGGTTATAAAGAACAGGTTGATGTGGCGAAGCGTATTAGAAAATATGTTAAGGACAGTAAGCTTATTTCCCGACAAGGAGAGCTACGCGTCCAAGATGCTTATTCATTGAGATGTATTCCGCAAGTTCATGGTGCAACATGGCAAGCGCTTAATTATGTGAAAGAAAAACTAGAAATCGAAATGAATGCGGCAACGGATAATCCGCTAATCTTTGAAGATGGTAACAAAGTTATTTCAGGTGGTAATTTCCATGGTCAGCCTATTGCGATTGCAATGGATTTCTTGAAAATTGCTGTAGCTGAACTTGCTAACATTTCTGAACGTCGTATTGAACGACTCGTAAATCCACAGCTCAATGACTTGCCACCGTTTCTAAGTCCAGAACCGGGATTGCAGTCAGGAGCAATGATTATGCAGTATTGTGCAGCTGCGCTAGTATCTGAAAACAAAACATTGGCTCATCCTGCTAGTGTCGATTCAATTCCTTCATCAGCAAATCAAGAAGATCATGTCAGTATGGGTACAATCGGTGCTCGTCATGCATATCAAATTATTCAAAATGTACGGCAAGTAATATCTATTGAAGCTATATGTGCAATGCAAGCAGTTGAAATTAGAGGAAAGGAAAAGATGGCGCCACTTACAAGACAAATCTTTGAAAAAGGTCGTACAGTTGTTCCATTCATTGAAAAAGACCGCGTATTCTCAAAGGATATTGAAGCAATGAAAGATTTGTTACAGCAATCTTCAGTGGATCTCGCCATTCAAACACATACAAAATCGTAA
- the hutU gene encoding urocanate hydratase: METTKRNIVAKKGLELECKGWEQEAVLRMLYNNLDPDVAEKPEDLVVYGGIGKAARNWESFDAIVDQLRTLEADETLLVQSGKPVGRFKSHRHAPRVLLSNSVLVPKWANWETFNELEKEGLMMYGQMTAGSWIYIGTQGILQGTYETFAAVAKKHFNNSLRGTITLTAGLGGMGGAQPLSVTMNGGVVIAVDVDESRIEKRLKTKYCDRLTHSIDEAIEWAEQAKSNKEPLSIGLVGNAAEVHHELLKRNVKIDIVTDQTSAHDPLNGYIPEAMSLAEAEELRKTNPDRYVQLANQSMKNHVEAMLEYQKRGSIVFDYGNNIRQVAKDEGLEAAFDFPGFVPAYIRPLFCEGKGPFRWAALSGDPEDIYRTDALIKELFPENEALCRWIDMAQEQVAFQGLPSRICWLGYGERKKMGLAINELVKKGELKAPIVIGRDHLDCGSVASPNRETEAMKDGSDAVGDWAILNALINTAGGASWVSVHHGGGVGMGYSLHAGMVVVADGTDLAQERLERVLTTDPGMGIIRHADAGYERAKEVAKERGVNIPMDSN, translated from the coding sequence ATGGAAACAACAAAGCGAAACATTGTTGCAAAAAAAGGGTTAGAACTTGAATGCAAAGGATGGGAACAGGAAGCTGTCTTGCGTATGTTATACAACAATCTTGATCCAGATGTAGCTGAGAAACCAGAAGATCTTGTTGTGTATGGAGGGATTGGGAAGGCAGCACGAAACTGGGAATCTTTTGATGCAATTGTAGACCAATTACGAACACTTGAAGCAGATGAGACATTGCTCGTGCAATCAGGAAAGCCTGTAGGTCGATTCAAAAGTCACCGTCATGCACCAAGAGTGTTGCTATCGAACTCAGTGTTAGTTCCGAAATGGGCAAATTGGGAAACGTTCAATGAGCTTGAAAAAGAAGGCTTAATGATGTACGGACAAATGACAGCAGGAAGCTGGATTTATATTGGAACACAAGGGATTTTGCAAGGGACGTATGAGACTTTTGCAGCTGTTGCAAAAAAACACTTTAATAATAGTTTACGAGGCACGATTACATTAACTGCTGGCCTAGGTGGAATGGGTGGTGCTCAACCACTTTCTGTAACGATGAATGGCGGTGTTGTCATTGCCGTGGATGTTGATGAATCGCGAATCGAAAAACGATTGAAAACGAAATATTGTGACCGATTGACTCATTCGATTGATGAAGCAATTGAATGGGCAGAGCAAGCAAAGAGTAACAAAGAACCACTTTCAATTGGACTTGTTGGAAATGCAGCAGAGGTTCACCATGAATTATTAAAACGTAATGTGAAAATCGATATCGTAACGGATCAAACGTCTGCACACGATCCGTTAAATGGCTATATTCCAGAAGCAATGTCACTAGCTGAAGCAGAAGAACTACGTAAAACAAATCCAGACAGGTATGTTCAACTTGCCAATCAAAGTATGAAAAATCACGTTGAAGCGATGCTTGAGTATCAAAAGCGAGGATCCATCGTGTTTGATTATGGTAATAATATTCGTCAAGTAGCTAAGGATGAGGGTCTTGAAGCTGCATTTGATTTTCCTGGTTTTGTACCAGCATATATTCGACCATTATTCTGCGAAGGAAAGGGACCATTCCGTTGGGCAGCATTATCAGGTGATCCTGAAGATATTTATCGTACAGATGCATTGATTAAAGAGTTATTTCCAGAAAATGAAGCTTTGTGTCGTTGGATTGATATGGCACAAGAGCAAGTTGCATTTCAAGGGTTGCCGTCTCGAATTTGTTGGTTAGGTTATGGTGAACGTAAAAAGATGGGATTAGCGATTAATGAACTTGTGAAAAAAGGCGAGTTAAAAGCACCAATTGTCATTGGGCGTGACCATTTAGATTGTGGGTCTGTTGCGTCACCGAATCGTGAAACAGAAGCTATGAAAGACGGAAGTGATGCAGTTGGAGATTGGGCGATTCTTAATGCGCTCATCAATACGGCAGGAGGAGCAAGCTGGGTATCTGTTCATCATGGTGGTGGTGTAGGTATGGGTTATTCGCTTCATGCTGGAATGGTAGTCGTTGCAGATGGAACAGATTTAGCACAAGAACGTCTTGAACGAGTGTTAACTACTGATCCAGGAATGGGCATTATTCGTCACGCTGATGCAGGTTATGAACGTGCGAAGGAAGTAGCGAAAGAACGTGGCGTTAACATCCCAATGGATAGCAATTAA
- the hutI gene encoding imidazolonepropionase, with amino-acid sequence MDTFDVLLMNIGQLLTMESDGPRKGTDMKTLPMIENAAIGVKDGKVCFIGKNEEASHIKAEQTIDCEGKLVTPGLVDPHTHLVFGGSREHELALKQQGVPYLEILKRGGGILSTVEATRNATEEELFEKAHFHLNRMLSYGITTIEAKSGYGLDKETEMKQLRVAKQLDEQHHVDIVRTFLGAHAIPASHKDKSDEFLNEMIDLLDLISEENLAEFVDIFTETGVFTVEQSRKYLQIAKDKGFDLKIHADEIDPLGGTELAADLGAVSADHLVGASDIGIEKLANGNTIAVLLPGTTFYLGKKDTARARKMIEEGVAVALATDFNPGSSPTENLQFIMTLAALHLKMTPEEIWNAITVNAAHAINRGNTSGQLTMGREADIVIWDAPNYMYLPYHYGVNHVNRVLKKGETVFQRGEHVERLSLS; translated from the coding sequence ATGGATACATTTGACGTTTTGCTAATGAACATAGGTCAACTATTAACGATGGAATCCGATGGACCAAGAAAAGGAACGGATATGAAGACATTGCCGATGATAGAAAATGCGGCAATAGGAGTAAAAGACGGGAAGGTTTGTTTTATTGGCAAAAATGAAGAGGCTAGTCACATTAAAGCGGAACAAACGATTGATTGTGAAGGTAAGCTTGTAACACCAGGATTAGTCGATCCTCATACACATCTTGTATTTGGAGGTTCTCGTGAACATGAATTAGCTCTTAAGCAACAGGGTGTACCTTATCTAGAAATTTTGAAACGTGGTGGGGGTATTCTTTCAACTGTTGAAGCAACGAGAAATGCGACTGAAGAAGAGCTGTTTGAAAAAGCACATTTTCATTTAAATCGAATGCTTTCATATGGTATTACGACGATTGAAGCAAAAAGTGGTTATGGTTTAGATAAGGAAACGGAAATGAAACAGCTTCGCGTAGCAAAACAGCTTGATGAACAACATCATGTAGATATCGTTCGAACTTTCTTAGGTGCACATGCTATTCCAGCATCTCATAAAGACAAATCTGATGAGTTTTTGAATGAAATGATCGATTTATTGGATCTTATAAGCGAAGAAAATCTTGCGGAATTCGTAGATATTTTTACTGAAACAGGTGTTTTCACTGTTGAACAATCACGTAAATATTTGCAAATTGCAAAAGATAAAGGGTTCGATTTGAAAATACATGCTGATGAAATTGATCCACTAGGTGGAACAGAGCTGGCTGCTGACCTAGGAGCAGTATCTGCTGATCATTTAGTAGGTGCATCAGACATTGGCATTGAAAAACTTGCTAATGGAAATACGATTGCTGTACTCCTACCAGGAACGACTTTCTATCTCGGAAAGAAGGATACAGCAAGAGCACGAAAGATGATTGAAGAAGGTGTAGCTGTTGCACTTGCAACAGATTTCAACCCAGGAAGTTCACCTACTGAGAACTTACAATTTATTATGACGCTTGCTGCACTTCATTTGAAAATGACACCAGAGGAGATCTGGAATGCGATAACAGTCAATGCAGCTCATGCAATTAATCGTGGTAATACGAGTGGTCAGCTTACTATGGGAAGAGAAGCAGATATTGTCATTTGGGATGCACCTAATTATATGTATTTACCGTATCATTACGGAGTTAATCATGTTAATCGTGTATTGAAAAAAGGTGAAACAGTTTTCCAAAGAGGTGAACATGTTGAAAGATTATCATTATCTTAA
- the hutG gene encoding formimidoylglutamase: MKDYHYLKRANTPFIDRHVTKVTDLIKTWDGNSIHDIGLIGVPLSKTSISHSGAAFAPQTIRKALGAFTTYSIDDDLDLSSWKIDDLGDVTMHVTDLLVSQNRVYETLEQLFLNHPHFIPIVLGGDNSISYPTIKAFSKAKGKVGVIQFDAHHDVRNLEDGGPSNGTPFRSLIESKTIQGKHLVQVGIRDFANSREYRTYAKENDVVVHSMKEVRERNIVDILKADLEIIKKDVDVIYVSVDMDVLDQSQAPGCPAIGPGGMDAITLFEAISYLAQDEKVKGLEIVELDPTVDFRDMTSRVAAHVILNFLKGKQKSGYKHV, translated from the coding sequence TTGAAAGATTATCATTATCTTAAACGAGCAAATACCCCATTTATTGATCGGCATGTGACAAAGGTAACAGATTTAATTAAAACATGGGATGGAAACAGCATTCATGATATTGGTTTGATTGGTGTGCCCCTTTCAAAAACGTCAATTAGTCATTCAGGTGCAGCTTTTGCTCCACAAACGATTCGAAAAGCACTAGGTGCGTTTACAACGTATTCGATTGATGATGATCTTGATCTGAGTTCATGGAAAATTGATGATCTTGGTGATGTTACGATGCACGTAACAGATTTGCTTGTATCTCAAAATCGCGTATATGAAACACTTGAACAACTATTTTTAAATCATCCTCATTTTATACCAATTGTATTAGGTGGGGATAATTCAATTAGCTATCCAACAATTAAAGCTTTTTCAAAAGCAAAAGGCAAGGTTGGAGTGATTCAATTTGATGCACATCATGATGTGCGCAACCTAGAAGATGGTGGGCCATCAAATGGAACCCCATTTCGTAGTTTAATAGAATCAAAAACGATTCAAGGGAAACACCTCGTTCAAGTTGGAATACGTGATTTTGCAAATAGTCGTGAATATCGAACATATGCAAAAGAGAATGACGTAGTTGTCCATAGCATGAAAGAAGTACGTGAACGAAACATTGTAGATATATTAAAAGCAGATCTTGAGATTATTAAGAAGGATGTAGATGTCATCTATGTTTCAGTTGACATGGATGTGTTAGATCAATCGCAAGCACCAGGATGTCCTGCTATTGGTCCAGGTGGAATGGATGCAATAACATTGTTTGAGGCAATTTCCTATTTAGCGCAAGATGAAAAAGTGAAAGGGCTAGAAATTGTAGAACTTGATCCTACGGTTGACTTTCGAGATATGACAAGTCGAGTCGCAGCACACGTCATTTTGAATTTTCTTAAAGGTAAACAAAAAAGTGGATATAAACATGTTTAA
- the mreBH gene encoding rod-share determining protein MreBH: protein MFSTTDIGIDLGTANIIVYSKNKGVIYNEPSVAAIDIKSNQVLAVGTEAKDMVGKTPSNIVSVRPLKDGVIADFDVTTEMLKKIMQTSSKKLGRSLRKPNVVVCTPSGSTSVERRAIHDAIKSFGAKTINLIEEPVAAAIGADLPVDEPMANAIVDIGGGTTEVAIISLGGIVTAQSIRVGGDQLDDNICSYVKKKYNVLIGERTAEQIKMEIGYALVEHEELTIQVRGRNLVNGLPKTIELRSTEIQESIKESLLQILETIRTTLEDCPPELSGEIVDHGVVISGGGALLHGIQEWLSNEIIVPVHIAPNPLESVAIGTGRSLKMIKKIQKATK from the coding sequence ATGTTTTCAACTACAGATATCGGAATTGATTTAGGAACAGCAAATATCATTGTATATAGTAAGAACAAAGGAGTTATTTATAATGAGCCGTCTGTTGCGGCAATTGATATAAAATCAAATCAAGTTCTAGCAGTTGGAACTGAAGCAAAAGATATGGTTGGAAAAACACCTAGTAACATCGTTTCAGTTCGACCACTAAAGGATGGAGTAATTGCAGATTTTGACGTAACAACTGAAATGTTAAAAAAAATCATGCAAACCTCTAGTAAGAAACTAGGTCGCTCACTTCGAAAACCAAATGTCGTTGTATGTACTCCTTCTGGTTCAACATCTGTTGAACGCAGAGCTATTCACGATGCAATTAAGAGTTTTGGAGCAAAAACGATTAACTTAATTGAAGAACCTGTCGCAGCAGCTATTGGAGCAGACTTACCTGTTGATGAACCTATGGCAAATGCAATAGTTGATATTGGTGGAGGTACAACAGAGGTTGCCATTATCTCACTCGGTGGAATCGTTACAGCACAATCGATTCGAGTTGGAGGAGATCAACTTGATGATAATATTTGCTCTTACGTTAAAAAGAAATATAACGTCTTAATCGGAGAGCGCACAGCAGAGCAAATTAAGATGGAAATCGGTTATGCACTTGTTGAGCATGAGGAATTAACAATCCAAGTGCGAGGACGTAATCTTGTAAATGGACTTCCCAAAACGATTGAGCTTCGTTCAACTGAAATACAAGAGTCTATTAAGGAATCACTTTTACAGATCCTTGAAACAATCCGTACGACTTTAGAAGATTGTCCCCCTGAGCTAAGTGGTGAAATTGTAGATCATGGTGTCGTTATCTCTGGTGGAGGTGCATTATTACATGGTATCCAAGAATGGTTGAGCAACGAGATCATTGTGCCCGTCCACATAGCTCCTAATCCATTAGAATCTGTTGCTATCGGTACAGGTCGTTCATTAAAAATGATTAAAAAAATACAGAAAGCTACAAAATAA
- the thiD gene encoding bifunctional hydroxymethylpyrimidine kinase/phosphomethylpyrimidine kinase, translating into MEQACALTIAGTDPSGGAGIQADLKTFQELDVYGMSVITSVVAQNTMGVKDCIHLPVTFIEKQLDSVIEDISPHAIKSGMIASTEMIELIYSKLANADVPYVIDPVMVATSGDPLIDQKARNCLREKLIPITSIVTPNIPEAEVLVEREIHTQEDMEESAKIIVHQLGADAVVVKGGHMDGDALDIFYDGKEIVTLRSPRFLTKHTHGTGCTFSAVITAELAKGASTHEAVQTAKKFISAAIEHTLGLGKGNGPTNHWAYQKSLTQKL; encoded by the coding sequence ATGGAACAAGCATGTGCATTGACAATAGCAGGAACGGATCCAAGTGGTGGAGCAGGGATTCAGGCTGATTTGAAGACATTTCAAGAATTAGATGTGTATGGAATGTCTGTTATTACTTCCGTTGTCGCTCAAAATACGATGGGAGTAAAAGATTGTATTCATCTACCGGTTACTTTTATTGAGAAACAGCTAGATAGTGTAATTGAAGATATTTCCCCACATGCAATAAAATCAGGCATGATCGCATCAACTGAAATGATTGAACTCATTTATTCAAAATTAGCGAATGCAGATGTTCCATATGTTATTGATCCGGTAATGGTAGCAACGAGTGGAGATCCACTAATCGACCAGAAGGCAAGAAATTGTCTAAGAGAGAAGTTAATTCCAATTACATCTATTGTAACTCCGAATATTCCAGAAGCTGAAGTACTAGTAGAAAGAGAGATTCATACACAAGAAGATATGGAAGAATCTGCAAAAATCATAGTGCATCAACTGGGTGCCGATGCAGTTGTAGTAAAAGGGGGACATATGGATGGTGATGCGTTAGATATTTTTTATGATGGGAAGGAAATTGTCACATTAAGATCTCCACGATTTTTGACAAAACATACGCACGGAACAGGGTGTACGTTCTCAGCAGTGATTACAGCAGAGTTAGCAAAAGGTGCTTCAACCCATGAAGCTGTCCAAACAGCAAAAAAGTTTATATCTGCTGCGATTGAGCATACGTTAGGACTTGGTAAGGGTAATGGACCAACGAATCATTGGGCTTATCAAAAATCATTAACTCAAAAGTTGTAG
- the thiM gene encoding hydroxyethylthiazole kinase, which translates to MNRKKIIQMVEQVRIHNPLIHNLTNVVVTNFTANGLLAIGASPVMSTAIEEVEDLASISNGVLINIGTVTSREIEAMLLAGKAANKKGIPVVLDPVGVGATPFRMKTVQKLLENVKFTAIRGNAAEIANIIGESWEIKGVDSQGDGDVRRLATAAANQLKTMVVVTGEVDIISNGKLTYEVHNGHVWMTKVTGSGCLLGAVVSAFLAANENKLEASVAALVYYGVAAELAVKQATGPGSFQTAFLDALSNVNEEEIQGLASYNELIIGESHV; encoded by the coding sequence ATGAATCGTAAAAAAATAATTCAGATGGTTGAACAAGTTCGTATACATAATCCATTAATTCATAACCTTACGAATGTTGTTGTAACGAATTTCACTGCAAATGGTTTACTCGCCATTGGTGCATCACCTGTAATGTCAACGGCAATTGAAGAGGTAGAGGATCTTGCTTCAATATCGAATGGTGTTTTAATTAACATTGGTACAGTAACATCGAGAGAAATTGAAGCGATGTTACTTGCTGGAAAAGCTGCGAATAAGAAAGGCATACCTGTTGTATTGGATCCTGTTGGTGTCGGTGCAACTCCATTTAGAATGAAAACCGTCCAAAAGTTATTGGAAAATGTAAAGTTTACAGCTATACGTGGTAATGCTGCTGAAATAGCAAATATAATCGGTGAGTCATGGGAGATTAAAGGTGTTGATTCTCAAGGTGACGGTGATGTGCGAAGATTAGCAACTGCTGCTGCAAACCAGTTGAAGACAATGGTTGTTGTGACAGGGGAAGTTGACATCATTAGTAATGGTAAATTGACTTATGAAGTACATAATGGGCATGTTTGGATGACGAAGGTAACAGGTTCGGGATGTCTATTAGGGGCTGTTGTTAGTGCGTTCCTTGCAGCAAATGAAAATAAGCTTGAAGCATCAGTTGCGGCACTTGTCTATTATGGAGTCGCGGCAGAGCTAGCTGTAAAGCAAGCAACTGGTCCAGGCAGTTTCCAAACGGCATTTTTAGATGCACTCTCAAATGTGAATGAGGAAGAAATCCAAGGACTTGCTTCTTATAATGAATTAATCATAGGTGAATCTCATGTATAA